The following coding sequences lie in one Acidimicrobiia bacterium genomic window:
- a CDS encoding (2Fe-2S)-binding protein: protein MQVSITINGSLVSHDVEPRTLLVHFIREQAELTGTNVGCDSSSCGACTIHVNGEAVKSCTMLAVQADGQEVTTIEGLADGDTLHPMQQAFHECHALQCGYCTPGMVMAAVSLLDEKPDANEAEVREGLEGNLCRCTGYHNIVKAVLQAGGTQ, encoded by the coding sequence TTGCAGGTGTCAATAACCATCAACGGAAGTCTGGTTTCTCACGACGTGGAACCCCGCACGCTTCTGGTGCATTTCATACGTGAACAAGCTGAACTAACCGGCACCAATGTGGGCTGTGATTCATCTTCGTGTGGGGCTTGCACCATTCACGTCAACGGTGAAGCGGTGAAATCGTGCACCATGTTGGCGGTACAAGCCGACGGGCAAGAAGTCACCACCATTGAAGGCTTGGCCGACGGCGACACCTTGCACCCCATGCAGCAAGCCTTTCATGAGTGCCACGCCCTGCAATGTGGTTACTGCACCCCGGGCATGGTCATGGCCGCCGTGTCGTTGCTGGACGAAAAACCCGACGCTAACGAAGCCGAAGTGCGAGAAGGTCTTGAAGGCAACTTGTGTCGTTGCACCGGGTACCACAACATTGTTAAAGCAGTGCTGCAAGCAGGAGGCACGCAATGA
- a CDS encoding ATP-binding cassette domain-containing protein: MTTVIEAQGLERSFGDLKAVAGIDLAVEEGEVFGFLGPNGAGKSTAVRMFTTLLRPTGGMARVAGFDVVSKAAEVRKNIGVALQDAAIDPLMTGNELVRLQAVLHGIARPEAKKRGGELLERVGLTAAADRRVGTYSGGMRRRLDLALSLVHEPHVLFLDEPTTGLDPTSRLALWEEVRRLNQEQGTTVFLTTQYLEEADELAGRIAIIDEGRLVREGTPAELKASVGAPTLRIDIDPEHVDQAQSVLSRFGIDRPARNGRVAVGLDGGVAKVAEVVQSLESAGVQVLHLELDAPSLDDVFAEATGRRLEGATQHHE, translated from the coding sequence ATGACAACCGTAATAGAGGCCCAAGGGCTTGAACGATCCTTCGGCGATCTTAAAGCAGTGGCCGGTATTGACCTGGCGGTAGAAGAAGGCGAAGTCTTTGGTTTTCTCGGCCCCAACGGCGCCGGTAAATCAACGGCCGTGCGCATGTTCACTACCTTGCTGCGCCCCACCGGCGGGATGGCTCGAGTAGCAGGATTTGACGTAGTAAGTAAGGCCGCTGAGGTACGAAAAAACATTGGGGTGGCTTTGCAAGACGCCGCCATAGACCCGTTGATGACCGGCAACGAACTGGTGCGTTTACAAGCGGTACTGCACGGCATCGCCCGCCCAGAAGCAAAAAAACGAGGTGGCGAGCTCTTGGAAAGAGTCGGCCTTACCGCCGCCGCTGACCGTCGGGTCGGTACTTATTCCGGTGGTATGCGCCGACGTTTAGACCTGGCCCTCTCGCTCGTCCATGAACCACACGTGCTTTTTCTGGATGAACCGACCACCGGTTTAGACCCCACCAGCCGTCTGGCCTTATGGGAAGAGGTACGGCGCCTCAACCAAGAACAAGGCACCACCGTGTTTTTGACCACCCAATATCTTGAAGAAGCCGATGAACTGGCGGGCCGAATCGCCATCATTGATGAGGGCCGATTGGTTCGTGAAGGCACCCCGGCTGAACTTAAAGCTTCAGTGGGGGCGCCCACCTTGCGCATCGACATTGACCCCGAACACGTTGATCAAGCCCAATCGGTGCTGAGCCGCTTTGGCATTGACCGGCCAGCCAGAAACGGGCGAGTAGCGGTAGGCCTCGATGGCGGGGTAGCCAAGGTGGCCGAAGTAGTGCAATCTTTGGAATCGGCTGGGGTTCAAGTGCTTCACCTCGAATTGGATGCCCCGAGTTTGGATGATGTGTTCGCCGAAGCCACCGGGCGCCGCTTAGAGGGAGCCACCCAGCATCATGAGTAG
- a CDS encoding xanthine dehydrogenase family protein molybdopterin-binding subunit, translated as MSILGNRVLRREDESFLTTGATYTADLVHPLLENAATVTYVRSTMAHATINVDTSEALTMPGVLAVMVAADLDGPSILPGAVPMFPEPMLNRPILATDTVRFVGECVAVIVSETATQGVDAAEAVFVDYEPLPVVVDMEEALTDEVVVYAEVGTNLAIDFSAIGMATGITDETFFANCDVVTSGRVAHQRTAAAPLEVRSTAAAWDGDKLVFWTSNQGPQGVKGVLGTLYAETATGGVQVIVPDVGGGFGAKIAAYPEDVLLPWLAQKIGRPMRWFETRTENMQAMGPGRAHVHRFTLGGSADGNLTHYRLEVLVDSGAYARLGAFLPMFTLPMTTGVYEIASVETSALSVITNTTPTEAYRGAGRPEATLTIERAVELWSFQAGLDPVEVRRQNFLAADSFPVTTGVGTVYDSGEYERSLDLALEAADYPALREQQAQRRTTGEAKQLGIGIATYVEVTAGPAPGGSEYGKVEITPEGKARIYSGALSHGQSHMTTFSMIAADQLGIDMNDIEFVQGDTDVVTQGVGTFGSRSTQLGGSSIHKASGAIVERARSVAADLLEANVDDVVLDKAAGLFHVAGSPAVSRTWADIAAATDDLSEESKEDLLCSYPFGTHVAVVEVDTETGGVTLLRMITCDDAGRIINPLIVEGQRHGGIAQGVAQALYEEVVYDADGNLQTANFADYGFISAAELPSFELVPLETPTPNNPLGVKGIGESGAIGSTPAVQSAVIDALRPLGVTHIDVPLSPEKVWSALAAAQES; from the coding sequence ATGAGTATTTTAGGCAACCGTGTTTTACGTCGCGAGGACGAAAGTTTCTTAACCACTGGCGCTACCTACACCGCCGACTTAGTCCACCCACTGCTAGAAAACGCCGCCACGGTTACCTACGTACGTTCAACCATGGCCCACGCCACCATCAACGTGGACACCTCCGAAGCCCTCACCATGCCAGGAGTGCTGGCCGTCATGGTGGCCGCCGACCTCGACGGGCCTTCCATTCTGCCCGGAGCAGTACCCATGTTTCCCGAACCCATGTTGAACCGCCCCATCTTGGCCACCGACACGGTGCGTTTCGTGGGGGAATGCGTAGCGGTCATTGTCAGTGAAACTGCCACCCAAGGTGTGGACGCCGCCGAAGCAGTTTTCGTTGATTACGAGCCTTTGCCGGTAGTGGTGGACATGGAAGAAGCTCTCACCGATGAAGTGGTGGTCTACGCAGAAGTCGGCACCAATCTGGCCATAGATTTTTCGGCCATCGGCATGGCAACTGGCATCACCGACGAAACTTTTTTTGCCAACTGCGACGTGGTTACCAGCGGCCGGGTAGCGCATCAACGTACCGCAGCCGCCCCTCTTGAAGTGCGGTCCACGGCCGCCGCCTGGGACGGCGACAAGTTAGTGTTTTGGACCTCTAATCAAGGCCCGCAAGGGGTAAAAGGCGTCCTCGGAACCCTGTACGCAGAAACAGCCACCGGAGGGGTGCAAGTTATTGTTCCCGACGTGGGTGGGGGTTTCGGCGCCAAAATAGCCGCTTACCCCGAAGACGTATTGCTGCCATGGCTGGCCCAAAAAATTGGCCGCCCCATGCGCTGGTTTGAAACCCGCACCGAAAACATGCAAGCCATGGGACCAGGACGAGCCCACGTGCACCGTTTCACCTTGGGCGGAAGCGCCGACGGAAACCTCACCCACTACCGACTCGAAGTGCTGGTGGACTCCGGCGCTTATGCCCGCTTAGGGGCGTTCCTGCCCATGTTTACTTTGCCCATGACCACCGGCGTATACGAAATAGCCAGCGTAGAAACCAGCGCGCTAAGCGTCATCACCAACACCACCCCCACCGAGGCGTATCGAGGCGCCGGCCGCCCCGAAGCAACCTTGACCATTGAACGAGCGGTCGAACTTTGGTCCTTCCAAGCAGGCCTCGACCCGGTAGAGGTACGCCGCCAAAACTTTTTAGCCGCCGACTCTTTTCCGGTTACTACCGGGGTAGGAACGGTCTACGACAGCGGGGAATACGAACGCAGTTTGGACCTCGCTTTAGAAGCCGCCGACTACCCAGCCTTGCGAGAACAACAAGCTCAACGCCGCACCACCGGAGAAGCAAAACAACTCGGCATCGGGATAGCGACCTACGTGGAGGTCACCGCAGGCCCCGCCCCCGGAGGTAGCGAATACGGAAAAGTAGAAATCACCCCAGAAGGCAAAGCAAGAATTTATTCGGGAGCGCTCTCTCATGGGCAAAGCCATATGACCACGTTCTCTATGATCGCCGCCGACCAACTCGGTATCGATATGAACGACATTGAGTTCGTACAAGGAGACACCGATGTGGTCACCCAAGGAGTAGGCACCTTTGGTTCACGCTCTACCCAACTGGGTGGGTCGTCTATCCACAAAGCCTCGGGGGCCATTGTTGAACGTGCCCGTTCGGTAGCCGCTGATCTTTTGGAAGCCAACGTCGACGACGTGGTGCTCGACAAAGCCGCTGGGCTTTTTCATGTCGCTGGGTCACCAGCGGTCAGCCGCACCTGGGCCGACATCGCCGCCGCTACCGATGACCTCAGCGAAGAATCAAAAGAAGATTTACTTTGCAGTTACCCCTTTGGCACCCACGTAGCGGTGGTCGAAGTAGACACCGAAACGGGAGGCGTGACCTTGTTACGAATGATCACCTGCGACGATGCGGGCCGCATAATCAACCCGCTCATCGTGGAAGGGCAACGCCATGGCGGCATCGCCCAAGGGGTGGCCCAAGCCCTTTACGAAGAAGTGGTCTACGACGCCGACGGCAACCTTCAGACCGCCAACTTTGCCGATTACGGGTTTATCTCAGCAGCAGAGTTGCCTTCTTTTGAGTTGGTGCCGCTCGAAACCCCTACTCCCAACAACCCGTTAGGAGTAAAAGGCATCGGCGAATCAGGGGCTATTGGCTCCACCCCGGCCGTGCAGAGCGCCGTAATTGATGCGCTGCGCCCCTTAGGAGTAACCCATATCGATGTGCCGCTCAGCCCAGAAAAAGTCTGGTCTGCTCTGGCGGCGGCCCAAGAAAGTTAA
- a CDS encoding phosphopyruvate hydratase, which produces MSHIKAVHGRQVLDSRGNPTVEVEVTLDSGAFGRAIVPSGASTGQFEAVELRDGGPLWAGKGVTGAVSNVNNELSEVVCGLNSADQKTVDQAMIDADGTDNKGRLGANALLGVSLAVAKASAQHQNQPLYRSVGGEQACVLPVPMLNVLNGGEHADNNIDLQEFMFMPVGATSFSEGLRWGVECYHLLKKVLSERGLATAIGDEGGFAPNLASNEEAVQLLLEAIQLAGLKPGTDMALALDVASTEFYENGSYVLAGENRTLNPHEMADYLADLADRYPIVSIEDGMAEDDWEGWATHTQTLGNRIQLVGDDLFVTNERRLQQGIDKKIANSILVKVNQIGTLTETLAAVALAQANDFTAVMSHRSGETEDTTIADLAVATNCGQIKTGAPARSDRVAKYNQLLRIEAELGGRAQYQGRTALAGRQN; this is translated from the coding sequence GTGAGCCACATTAAAGCCGTCCACGGACGCCAAGTCTTGGATTCCCGCGGCAACCCCACCGTAGAAGTCGAGGTCACCCTTGATTCCGGCGCTTTTGGTCGAGCCATAGTGCCCAGCGGTGCCTCAACCGGCCAGTTCGAAGCAGTTGAACTCCGCGACGGTGGCCCGCTCTGGGCCGGAAAAGGGGTGACCGGTGCGGTCAGCAACGTCAACAACGAGTTATCTGAAGTAGTTTGCGGCCTCAACAGCGCTGATCAAAAAACAGTAGACCAAGCCATGATCGACGCCGACGGCACCGACAACAAAGGCCGCTTGGGGGCCAACGCTTTGCTGGGTGTTTCGCTAGCGGTGGCCAAAGCCTCGGCCCAACACCAAAATCAACCCCTTTATCGTTCTGTCGGCGGCGAGCAAGCCTGTGTCTTGCCGGTGCCCATGCTCAACGTGCTCAACGGCGGTGAACACGCCGACAACAATATTGACCTCCAAGAGTTCATGTTCATGCCGGTCGGCGCCACCAGTTTTTCTGAAGGCCTGCGCTGGGGCGTGGAGTGTTACCACCTTTTGAAAAAAGTTTTGAGCGAGCGAGGCCTCGCTACGGCCATCGGCGACGAAGGCGGGTTCGCCCCGAACCTGGCTTCCAACGAAGAAGCCGTACAACTGCTGCTCGAAGCAATCCAGTTGGCGGGCCTCAAACCCGGCACCGACATGGCTTTAGCTCTTGACGTGGCCTCCACCGAATTCTACGAAAACGGTTCCTACGTGCTGGCCGGAGAAAACCGTACGCTCAACCCCCACGAAATGGCCGACTACCTGGCCGATTTAGCCGACCGTTACCCCATCGTGTCAATAGAAGACGGCATGGCCGAAGACGACTGGGAAGGCTGGGCCACCCACACCCAGACCCTCGGCAACCGCATACAACTCGTAGGCGACGATCTCTTTGTAACCAACGAGCGTCGCCTCCAACAAGGCATAGATAAAAAAATAGCCAACTCAATTCTGGTAAAAGTCAACCAAATTGGCACCCTCACCGAAACCCTGGCCGCCGTGGCCCTCGCCCAAGCCAACGACTTTACCGCCGTCATGTCACACCGTTCAGGCGAAACCGAAGACACCACCATTGCCGACCTGGCCGTAGCCACCAACTGTGGGCAAATCAAAACCGGCGCCCCGGCCCGCAGCGACCGAGTGGCCAAATACAACCAACTGCTGCGCATCGAAGCTGAGTTAGGCGGCCGAGCCCAATACCAAGGTCGAACAGCTCTGGCGGGGCGGCAAAACTAG
- a CDS encoding MazG family protein: MSEKRTASVAQLVGLLDTLRKECPWDARQTHASLRPHLLEETYEVLEALDNLDEETGEGVADLQEELGDLLFQVVFHARVAQDAGRFDLADVANGIYDKLRLRHPHVFAPEGEDVVQVDGPDEVIANWDRIKKQEKGRDSVLDGIPRELPALAGAAKVVRRSAALGFCPEEPAVGLSEGLATADDLGKLLLALVGWGQEQGWDAEDVLRGTVAEYAQNVRDAETAAAADSLDLADADDVVRQKYWKK; encoded by the coding sequence TTGTCGGAAAAAAGAACAGCGTCGGTTGCGCAACTGGTTGGCTTGCTCGACACTTTGCGTAAAGAATGCCCGTGGGATGCTCGACAAACCCATGCTTCGTTACGTCCCCACTTGTTGGAAGAAACCTACGAAGTGCTTGAAGCGCTTGATAATTTAGATGAAGAAACCGGGGAGGGGGTCGCTGATCTGCAAGAAGAGCTCGGCGATTTGTTGTTCCAAGTGGTTTTTCATGCTCGGGTGGCTCAAGATGCAGGCCGGTTTGATCTGGCCGATGTAGCGAACGGTATTTACGACAAGTTGCGCTTACGGCACCCTCACGTGTTTGCCCCGGAGGGGGAGGACGTGGTGCAGGTCGATGGCCCCGATGAGGTGATCGCTAACTGGGATCGCATTAAGAAACAGGAAAAAGGCCGGGATTCAGTTTTAGATGGCATTCCTCGAGAACTGCCGGCTTTGGCGGGGGCCGCCAAGGTGGTGCGACGGTCAGCTGCTTTGGGGTTTTGCCCCGAAGAGCCGGCGGTGGGGTTAAGCGAAGGCTTGGCCACTGCAGATGATCTTGGAAAGTTGTTGCTTGCTTTGGTGGGGTGGGGGCAAGAACAAGGATGGGACGCTGAAGATGTTTTGCGGGGCACGGTTGCTGAATATGCCCAAAACGTACGGGACGCTGAAACAGCGGCGGCCGCTGATTCGCTTGACCTTGCTGACGCAGATGATGTTGTTCGACAGAAATATTGGAAAAAATAA